From a region of the Leptospira kmetyi serovar Malaysia str. Bejo-Iso9 genome:
- a CDS encoding electron transfer flavoprotein subunit alpha/FixB family protein: MINVLIVGELKDGELKKISREITSAGRKIADSIGGKVVALLIGSGVEKHAPELAAVGADTIVTVNSGDYNAETYSTIVAEVVKAQNPVVVLLPHTSQGKDYSPRVAVKVGAGIIADVVGFSVDGGKVVAKKPIYSGKAYANFKVTSAIQVFTVRPNSQEITQKAGAGAVEAASPSAGDAKVKIVSTDLSGGSKVQLTEASIIVSGGRGIKGPENWPILQELADTLGAALGASRAAVDAGWISHSHQVGQTGKTVSPNCYIACGISGAIQHLAGMGSSKYIVAINKDGDAPIFKVATYGIVGDLFEVVPAVTAEFKKVLG; encoded by the coding sequence GTGATCAACGTATTAATTGTTGGCGAATTGAAAGACGGAGAACTTAAAAAAATCTCCAGAGAAATCACTTCTGCAGGAAGAAAAATCGCTGATTCCATCGGCGGAAAAGTTGTGGCTCTTCTCATCGGTAGCGGAGTTGAAAAACACGCTCCTGAATTGGCCGCTGTCGGTGCGGACACGATCGTAACCGTTAACTCCGGAGATTACAACGCTGAAACTTATTCCACAATCGTTGCGGAAGTCGTAAAAGCGCAAAACCCTGTGGTAGTTCTTCTTCCACATACTTCTCAAGGAAAAGATTATTCTCCTCGCGTTGCCGTTAAGGTCGGAGCGGGAATCATCGCGGACGTTGTGGGATTCTCCGTTGACGGAGGAAAGGTCGTAGCGAAAAAGCCGATCTATTCCGGAAAAGCTTACGCAAACTTCAAAGTTACAAGCGCGATTCAAGTTTTCACCGTTCGTCCTAACTCTCAAGAGATCACTCAGAAAGCGGGAGCGGGCGCTGTGGAAGCTGCTTCTCCTTCTGCGGGCGATGCAAAAGTAAAAATCGTTTCTACCGATCTGAGCGGCGGTTCTAAAGTTCAATTGACTGAAGCTTCCATCATCGTATCCGGCGGACGCGGTATCAAAGGACCTGAAAACTGGCCTATCCTTCAAGAACTTGCGGACACACTCGGAGCGGCTCTCGGAGCTTCTCGTGCGGCTGTGGATGCTGGTTGGATTTCCCATTCTCACCAAGTTGGACAAACAGGAAAAACCGTTTCTCCTAACTGCTACATCGCTTGCGGAATTTCCGGCGCGATTCAGCACTTAGCTGGGATGGGATCTTCCAAGTATATCGTTGCGATCAACAAAGACGGAGACGCACCGATCTTCAAAGTTGCGACTTACGGTATCGTAGGCGACCTGTTCGAGGTTGTTCCTGCGGTAACTGCAGAGTTCAAAAAAGTACTTGGATAA
- a CDS encoding electron transfer flavoprotein subunit beta/FixA family protein translates to MKIIVLVKQVPDTETSIKVGDKSINEAGIKWIISPYDEFAIEEGIRLREKHGGEVIAVSLGPDRVVEALRTAYAMGADRAVHIKVDNYVPFDTNNTAELIANFAKAESADVIIGGRQSIDTDSSQVVVQVAELLSIPHVAFAVSLEINGTAVKATKEVEGGTQTVETTTPVALTAQKGLNEPRYPSLKGIMTAKKKPVETKSAADLGSPASKIEVVGLEPPPPRIPGRKLEAADANGFASQLVKALREEAKVI, encoded by the coding sequence ATGAAAATCATCGTATTAGTGAAACAGGTACCTGACACCGAAACCAGTATTAAAGTAGGGGATAAATCCATCAACGAAGCCGGAATCAAATGGATTATTTCTCCCTATGATGAATTTGCTATCGAGGAAGGGATCAGACTACGTGAAAAACACGGTGGCGAAGTAATCGCCGTTTCCCTCGGACCCGACAGAGTCGTAGAAGCTCTCAGAACCGCTTACGCTATGGGCGCAGACCGCGCAGTTCATATCAAAGTTGATAACTACGTTCCTTTCGACACGAACAATACCGCAGAACTGATCGCTAACTTCGCAAAAGCGGAAAGCGCGGACGTAATCATCGGAGGAAGACAATCCATCGATACGGATTCTTCCCAAGTTGTGGTTCAAGTTGCGGAACTTCTTTCCATTCCTCACGTTGCTTTCGCGGTTAGCCTTGAAATCAACGGAACCGCGGTAAAAGCTACGAAAGAAGTAGAAGGCGGAACTCAAACCGTTGAAACGACCACTCCTGTCGCTCTTACTGCACAAAAAGGTCTGAACGAACCTCGTTATCCTTCTCTCAAAGGAATTATGACCGCTAAGAAAAAGCCTGTTGAAACGAAATCCGCTGCGGATCTCGGAAGCCCGGCAAGCAAAATCGAAGTTGTAGGACTCGAACCTCCTCCACCAAGAATTCCAGGTAGAAAACTGGAAGCGGCGGACGCGAACGGTTTCGCATCTCAACTCGTTAAAGCTCTCAGAGAAGAAGCTAAGGTTATATAA
- a CDS encoding LIC10362 family protein, producing the protein MFSKNYLMIYALILTILCGLFLILSYKSAAQKENNSVSFRLSFLRSRFQAALHSPFQKESAFLLLSLCAWMLLPLFWGLAFFLKTDANVLIVIGFMIWTYYWLKYLFSTDEAA; encoded by the coding sequence TTGTTTTCCAAAAACTATCTTATGATCTACGCACTCATTTTGACAATCCTTTGTGGACTTTTTTTGATTCTATCTTATAAGAGCGCGGCCCAAAAGGAAAATAATTCCGTGTCTTTTCGATTGTCCTTTTTGCGTTCTCGGTTTCAGGCGGCGCTCCATTCTCCCTTTCAGAAAGAATCCGCCTTCCTACTTCTGTCTCTTTGTGCTTGGATGCTTTTGCCCTTGTTCTGGGGACTTGCATTTTTTCTAAAGACGGACGCGAACGTTCTAATCGTAATCGGATTTATGATCTGGACCTATTACTGGTTGAAATATCTCTTCTCCACGGATGAGGCCGCTTAG
- a CDS encoding acyl-CoA dehydrogenase family protein — translation MRAVLEKPNDLYNPTENHLALRENVAKFAKENMDAQAKEHDDHETFNLPLFRRIGSELGLFGVTVPEEDGGMGMDAVAAVIIHEEMSAYDPGFMLSYLAHEVLFVNNFYHSSNPTQRAKYLSKVISGEWIGGMGMTEPGAGTDVLGMRTIAVKKGDKYVLNGSKQYITNGNTGSVFLVYAKMSKDSKKTTSFIVESSFPGFSVGKKEEKMGMRSSPTTQLIFEDCEVPAENLVGQEDGALVHMMRNLEIERITLAAQSLGIAKRCVDVMADYTIRHREAFGKKLADFGQIQRLLAESYADYQAARALVYHVASGINPDSRNSLGAASAKLVATQMAERVSRNAIQALGGYGYCREYPVERLHRDAILLSIGGGTNEAMQKNIVADLKKIYEGTP, via the coding sequence ATGAGAGCTGTGCTTGAAAAACCGAATGATTTATACAACCCGACGGAGAACCATCTCGCTCTTCGGGAAAACGTAGCAAAGTTTGCAAAAGAGAATATGGATGCCCAGGCGAAGGAGCACGACGATCACGAAACCTTTAACCTTCCTCTTTTCCGGAGAATCGGTTCCGAACTCGGGCTTTTCGGAGTAACCGTTCCCGAAGAGGACGGAGGAATGGGAATGGACGCGGTCGCCGCGGTCATCATTCACGAAGAGATGTCGGCATACGATCCCGGCTTTATGCTGTCGTATCTCGCGCACGAGGTATTGTTCGTAAATAATTTCTATCATAGTTCCAACCCGACACAAAGAGCGAAGTATCTTTCGAAAGTGATTTCGGGAGAATGGATCGGAGGAATGGGGATGACCGAACCCGGAGCGGGAACGGACGTGCTCGGAATGAGAACCATCGCCGTAAAGAAAGGCGACAAATACGTGTTAAACGGTTCCAAGCAGTACATCACCAACGGAAACACCGGAAGCGTATTCTTAGTATATGCAAAAATGAGCAAGGACTCGAAGAAGACCACTTCCTTCATCGTAGAAAGTTCCTTTCCCGGTTTTAGCGTGGGCAAAAAAGAAGAGAAGATGGGAATGCGTTCCTCTCCGACCACTCAGCTTATATTCGAAGATTGTGAAGTTCCTGCGGAGAACTTAGTCGGTCAGGAAGACGGGGCTCTCGTTCACATGATGAGAAACCTCGAGATCGAAAGAATCACGTTGGCCGCTCAGTCCTTGGGAATCGCAAAACGTTGTGTGGACGTTATGGCCGATTATACGATCCGCCACAGAGAAGCGTTCGGAAAAAAACTCGCGGACTTCGGACAAATCCAAAGGCTTCTCGCGGAATCATACGCGGATTACCAAGCGGCTCGCGCGTTGGTTTATCATGTCGCAAGCGGAATCAATCCGGACAGTAGAAATTCTTTGGGAGCGGCTTCCGCAAAACTCGTCGCGACTCAGATGGCAGAACGAGTGTCTCGGAACGCGATCCAAGCCCTCGGCGGTTACGGATATTGCAGAGAATATCCCGTGGAAAGACTTCACAGAGACGCGATTCTCCTTTCGATCGGAGGAGGAACGAACGAGGCGATGCAGAAAAACATCGTGGCCGACTTGAAGAAAATCTACGAAGGAACTCCTTGA
- a CDS encoding O-methyltransferase, whose protein sequence is MSRKNVQLTEKLEEYIFRNSVREPDSFRKLREETGKMAQANMQISPEEGQFLGILTKLSNAKRIIEIGTFTGYSSLCFASALPDEGKILCCDISEEWTKIARKYWKETGLESKIRLKIGSALETLQVLIDSQSAPDWAPDFAFGPASIDLVFMDADKENYPNYYPLVMKLLKPGGLLIADNVLWDGSVADETHQEPSTIGIRKLNEMIYKDDSVDLSLVPIADGVSLVRKK, encoded by the coding sequence TTGAGTCGAAAGAACGTTCAACTTACGGAAAAGCTGGAAGAATATATCTTTCGGAATTCCGTAAGAGAGCCGGACTCTTTCCGCAAACTCCGGGAAGAGACCGGCAAGATGGCGCAAGCCAACATGCAGATCAGTCCCGAAGAGGGACAATTCCTCGGCATTCTCACCAAACTCAGCAACGCAAAAAGAATCATAGAGATCGGAACCTTTACGGGTTATTCTTCCCTTTGTTTCGCATCGGCGTTGCCGGACGAAGGAAAAATTCTCTGTTGCGATATCAGCGAAGAATGGACCAAGATCGCCCGCAAGTATTGGAAAGAAACCGGACTTGAGTCCAAGATCCGTTTGAAGATCGGATCTGCATTAGAAACTTTGCAAGTTTTGATCGATTCCCAATCGGCTCCGGATTGGGCGCCCGACTTCGCGTTCGGACCCGCTTCGATCGACTTGGTTTTTATGGACGCGGATAAGGAGAATTATCCGAATTATTATCCGCTCGTGATGAAGTTGCTCAAACCGGGCGGACTATTGATTGCGGATAACGTTCTTTGGGACGGAAGTGTGGCCGATGAAACTCACCAAGAACCGTCCACGATCGGAATCCGTAAACTCAACGAAATGATTTATAAGGACGATTCCGTGGATCTCAGTTTGGTTCCGATCGCGGACGGAGTTTCGTTGGTAAGAAAAAAATGA
- a CDS encoding adenylate/guanylate cyclase domain-containing protein: MVNPIQESNEKQNKRTLDPLAYEILKSEIVRTRILFLFFSFSSVLLTIVFTLFYDKISKEIGTRFPFYPVLGVNVGIALYEFLVNQVFQYLLRNKKNLIGAARFGNVFVEISAIGLLIWLNIGVFASPLIPLYSPAVMIFFVFIILSVLRLEFWLSAFTGFVAGAELFILAYYYIPRNPVPMPVQFFNSFAPFISKGVLFTFSGVAAGLVGHQLKRSLISAISAVQEKNKVVGMFGQYVSPDVVDKLLEQKNENFSEFKSVCIMFLDIRNFTRFSEKRAPGEVIDYLNYIFTHLIDIVNQHNGMINKFLGDGFMAVFGAPLSDGSNDVKNAVDASGEILKKIEFLNQEGKIPETSIGIGLHTGEAMTGNVGSETRKEYTIIGDVVNLASRVEQLNKQFGTKLLVTQAVYDDIKETISGKHLSSIQVKGREEPVDVYELDKI; encoded by the coding sequence ATTGTGAATCCAATTCAAGAATCAAACGAGAAACAAAACAAGCGAACCTTAGATCCGCTCGCATACGAAATTCTAAAAAGCGAAATCGTTCGTACTAGAATCCTTTTCCTCTTTTTTTCTTTTTCTTCCGTTTTACTGACAATCGTATTCACGCTTTTTTACGATAAGATCTCGAAGGAAATCGGAACTCGTTTTCCTTTTTATCCCGTTCTCGGAGTCAACGTAGGAATCGCACTTTACGAATTTCTGGTGAACCAAGTCTTTCAGTATCTTTTAAGAAACAAAAAGAATCTCATCGGCGCCGCAAGATTCGGAAACGTTTTCGTGGAAATATCCGCGATCGGTTTATTGATCTGGTTGAACATAGGAGTTTTCGCTTCTCCTTTGATTCCGTTGTATTCTCCCGCGGTTATGATCTTTTTCGTGTTCATCATTCTTTCGGTTTTGCGTCTCGAATTCTGGCTGAGCGCGTTCACCGGTTTCGTAGCGGGCGCGGAACTTTTCATATTAGCATATTATTATATTCCTAGAAATCCGGTTCCTATGCCGGTCCAATTCTTCAATTCGTTCGCGCCGTTTATTTCCAAAGGGGTTTTGTTTACGTTCAGCGGCGTCGCGGCCGGTTTGGTCGGACATCAATTAAAACGTTCGCTGATTTCGGCGATCTCCGCGGTTCAGGAAAAGAATAAGGTCGTGGGAATGTTCGGTCAGTATGTTTCACCCGACGTCGTGGACAAACTTCTCGAACAAAAGAACGAAAACTTTTCCGAGTTCAAAAGCGTTTGTATTATGTTTTTAGACATTCGCAATTTCACGAGATTCTCGGAAAAAAGAGCGCCCGGAGAAGTCATCGATTATCTGAATTACATCTTCACCCATTTGATCGATATCGTAAACCAACACAACGGGATGATCAATAAATTTCTCGGGGACGGTTTTATGGCGGTGTTCGGCGCTCCTCTTTCGGACGGTTCGAACGACGTAAAGAACGCGGTCGACGCTTCCGGCGAAATTCTCAAGAAGATCGAATTCTTAAATCAGGAAGGTAAAATTCCGGAAACCAGCATCGGAATCGGATTGCACACCGGCGAAGCGATGACGGGTAACGTAGGCTCGGAAACTAGAAAAGAATATACGATCATCGGAGACGTGGTCAATCTCGCGTCCAGGGTGGAACAGTTGAATAAACAATTCGGTACGAAACTCTTAGTCACACAAGCGGTGTATGACGATATCAAGGAAACGATTTCCGGCAAACATCTTTCTTCCATCCAAGTCAAAGGCAGGGAAGAACCGGTCGACGTTTACGAGCTGGATAAGATTTGA
- a CDS encoding LIC10415 family protein encodes MDVPLTNLISSAEKLIRDKRSSVSGRNVSTQEGQGSLDKTEFSSGLTSRYLKIQETLSSLQGEFTREQMKLGVLNEGSTPNSELINILFGETPLFRELAENPDIDQAVLKEQIQEKKNKITDAIRNLEVESENIFSVGMLKGQDNFSKSLEAITGKNVQMKQLSERTIERLIKE; translated from the coding sequence ATGGACGTTCCACTCACAAATCTGATAAGCTCTGCGGAAAAGCTGATCCGCGATAAACGGTCTTCCGTTAGCGGCAGAAACGTATCCACTCAAGAAGGACAAGGAAGTCTGGACAAAACCGAATTTTCTTCGGGACTCACCTCTCGTTATCTGAAAATTCAGGAAACCCTTTCCAGTCTTCAGGGAGAATTCACTCGCGAACAAATGAAACTCGGAGTTCTGAACGAAGGAAGTACGCCTAACAGCGAACTGATCAACATTCTGTTCGGAGAAACTCCTTTGTTTCGGGAACTTGCGGAAAATCCGGATATCGATCAAGCGGTTCTCAAAGAGCAGATTCAGGAAAAGAAAAACAAAATCACAGACGCGATCCGTAACTTAGAAGTAGAATCCGAGAATATTTTTTCCGTGGGAATGTTGAAAGGACAGGATAATTTTTCCAAATCCTTGGAAGCGATCACCGGTAAAAACGTTCAGATGAAACAACTCTCCGAAAGAACGATCGAGAGACTGATTAAAGAATAA
- a CDS encoding LptF/LptG family permease, with amino-acid sequence MKIPSIQLNPNSIRSFFHKWKEEFVPPKILDKYLFGEFFKIFIGTVVLLTGIMLLSLVNDNMRNFTATKAPRYHVALFLLYSLPKIISTTVVSMSLMFSICFTVGQFSVNKELVSMMAAGVSFFRIVTPLILFGILMWVVMLLGTEFIVRPVNKLAKIEHDTLTEGMGTLANSVYQFHVKGKEGFYYLYFYDPDKDEINGGFNYIRLRPDGSPETVISSLKAKYNYESRLWKMKKVEEWHFDNDLKLSSQESFDEKEYELPEDPTYFKVPAGSVEEMNLFQLGEEEKRRIQKGLSYGDVLTEKHSVFALPMMTIIVTLIGTIAGYFTKKTAGVASLGITIGVVLIYYIFNSAGKSLGENGVIPPFLGVWVTPGLFLGLCLWMFRKMNL; translated from the coding sequence ATGAAAATACCTTCGATTCAACTCAACCCGAATTCGATTCGATCCTTCTTTCATAAATGGAAGGAAGAATTCGTTCCGCCGAAAATTCTGGACAAGTATTTATTCGGAGAATTTTTCAAAATCTTCATCGGAACCGTCGTTCTTCTTACGGGAATCATGCTTCTTTCCCTCGTAAACGACAACATGAGAAACTTCACCGCGACCAAAGCGCCTCGTTATCATGTCGCATTATTTTTACTCTATAGCCTTCCCAAAATCATATCGACCACGGTCGTTTCGATGTCCTTGATGTTTTCGATTTGTTTTACCGTCGGTCAGTTTTCGGTGAACAAGGAACTCGTCTCGATGATGGCGGCCGGAGTTTCCTTTTTTAGAATCGTAACACCTTTGATTCTATTCGGAATTCTGATGTGGGTCGTTATGCTTCTCGGGACGGAGTTCATCGTAAGACCCGTCAATAAATTGGCGAAGATAGAACACGACACTCTTACCGAAGGAATGGGAACGCTCGCCAACAGCGTGTATCAATTCCACGTAAAGGGAAAAGAAGGATTCTATTATTTATACTTTTACGATCCCGATAAGGACGAGATCAACGGCGGATTCAATTATATCCGACTCAGACCGGACGGATCTCCCGAAACCGTCATCTCTTCTTTGAAAGCGAAGTATAATTACGAAAGCAGACTTTGGAAAATGAAGAAGGTTGAAGAATGGCATTTCGACAACGATCTGAAACTGAGTTCTCAGGAATCCTTCGACGAAAAAGAATACGAACTTCCGGAAGACCCGACCTACTTTAAGGTTCCCGCAGGTTCGGTGGAAGAGATGAATCTCTTTCAATTAGGCGAAGAGGAAAAAAGAAGAATTCAGAAAGGACTTTCTTACGGGGACGTTCTCACCGAAAAACATTCCGTTTTCGCGCTTCCAATGATGACGATCATCGTAACGTTGATCGGAACGATCGCGGGTTATTTCACCAAAAAGACGGCCGGGGTCGCGTCACTCGGAATCACGATCGGAGTCGTATTGATCTATTATATATTCAATTCAGCAGGGAAATCCTTGGGAGAAAACGGAGTCATTCCTCCTTTCTTGGGAGTTTGGGTTACACCCGGGCTTTTTCTAGGACTGTGTCTTTGGATGTTCCGAAAAATGAATCTCTAA